From Lujinxingia litoralis, the proteins below share one genomic window:
- a CDS encoding protein kinase domain-containing protein, whose product MLQNPHRTSERTHYCEACATLVAVDAAHCAECGGAPSPSGWTPLTLSPYTFLGRIIDGRYFIDRFLGSGASGHVYRARSVRVSRSFAIKVVDTRRYGEGKGVQGELLRSVEREVDALSRIKNPHVVNVYEFIHLSDTIRGVVMDYLEGTTLEDLLRAREHLPVHDAVEIVRQVADGLHEAHQQGIVHRDLKPENIMVEALPATGLFARVLDFGVAHIAGSGESTYGFRGTPLYASPEQCSEAHIPDKRSDIYSLGCVFFHMLTGQPPFPFANALRVMEAHIEAPRPSLREAAPERKYPESLDHLVQHMLASDPRDRPDDFWKIYKDLSAFLEGQPLLHFGHRPPHKERTPIVQTLDGLSESTYQLSEPTLGEFASLAERTSNELASEHSRLSQAEALPRWTERSDVDMEQLQAIRLPFKTLPMPSITAAAIDRSALGVVLSDHLLRTHLLGISGPGFVQSFSVPRLVVALELDLVHAHLYAADIHGEITRYNPSGSGALRIAGLPGSVLAIELHPSATHVLAATERGALIKVDLRTGRTSTLWEFPLPISALHHHATQDLLLAGMWDGSVVCLRPASHEVLWQIPLARDAVASVGMLHDGRYFATDARGELYLGSLECGRVSASYLIGQELRALRAQPDGSLIGTTLFGDEAQIWRIHL is encoded by the coding sequence GTGCTCCAAAATCCACATCGCACCTCCGAGCGCACCCACTACTGCGAGGCCTGCGCCACGCTTGTCGCCGTCGACGCGGCGCACTGTGCCGAATGTGGTGGGGCCCCCTCCCCCTCCGGGTGGACCCCGCTTACGCTCAGCCCCTACACCTTTTTGGGCCGCATCATCGACGGTCGCTACTTCATCGACCGCTTTCTGGGCTCCGGCGCCTCCGGCCATGTCTATCGCGCGCGCAGCGTGCGGGTGTCACGCTCCTTTGCCATCAAGGTCGTCGACACGCGCCGTTATGGTGAGGGTAAAGGCGTACAAGGAGAGCTCTTGCGCAGCGTCGAACGAGAAGTCGACGCGCTCAGCCGCATCAAAAATCCCCACGTGGTCAACGTCTACGAGTTTATCCACCTCAGCGATACCATCCGCGGAGTCGTCATGGACTACCTCGAGGGCACCACCCTTGAGGACCTACTCCGAGCACGCGAACACCTGCCGGTACACGACGCCGTCGAAATCGTCCGCCAGGTCGCCGACGGTCTCCACGAAGCTCACCAACAGGGAATCGTCCACCGCGACCTCAAACCAGAAAACATCATGGTCGAGGCCCTCCCCGCCACCGGTCTCTTCGCCCGGGTGCTCGACTTCGGGGTGGCCCACATTGCCGGCTCCGGCGAAAGCACGTACGGCTTTCGCGGAACCCCGCTCTACGCCTCTCCGGAGCAATGCAGCGAAGCGCACATTCCCGACAAGCGCAGCGATATCTACAGCCTGGGCTGCGTCTTCTTCCACATGCTCACCGGCCAGCCTCCCTTTCCTTTCGCCAACGCCCTGCGGGTGATGGAAGCCCACATTGAGGCCCCTCGCCCCTCGCTCCGAGAGGCCGCCCCCGAGCGTAAATACCCCGAGTCGCTCGACCACCTTGTCCAGCACATGCTCGCCAGCGATCCCCGAGATCGACCAGATGATTTCTGGAAAATCTACAAAGACTTAAGCGCCTTTCTCGAAGGCCAACCTCTGCTGCACTTCGGTCACCGACCTCCTCACAAAGAACGGACGCCTATCGTGCAAACGCTCGACGGGCTGAGCGAATCCACCTATCAGCTCTCCGAACCCACCCTGGGCGAATTCGCCTCCCTGGCTGAGCGCACCTCCAACGAACTCGCCAGCGAACACTCCCGGCTATCTCAGGCTGAGGCCCTGCCCCGCTGGACCGAGCGCAGCGACGTGGACATGGAGCAGCTCCAGGCCATCCGCCTCCCCTTTAAGACCCTGCCGATGCCCTCGATCACCGCCGCGGCCATCGATCGCAGCGCTCTGGGCGTCGTCCTCTCCGACCACCTGCTTCGCACCCACCTGCTGGGCATCAGCGGCCCGGGCTTTGTCCAGAGCTTCTCGGTCCCTCGGCTAGTCGTGGCACTGGAACTCGACCTGGTCCACGCCCACCTCTATGCCGCCGACATACACGGCGAGATCACGCGCTACAACCCATCGGGCTCCGGCGCCCTGCGCATCGCCGGATTGCCGGGCTCGGTGCTCGCCATTGAATTGCACCCTTCCGCAACTCACGTGCTCGCGGCCACCGAACGTGGTGCCCTCATCAAGGTCGATCTTCGCACGGGCCGCACGTCCACCCTCTGGGAGTTTCCCCTGCCGATTTCGGCGCTTCATCACCACGCCACTCAAGACCTCCTGCTGGCCGGGATGTGGGATGGTTCGGTCGTGTGCCTGCGCCCCGCCAGCCACGAAGTGCTCTGGCAAATCCCCCTGGCCCGTGACGCAGTGGCCTCCGTCGGCATGCTTCATGATGGTCGCTACTTCGCCACCGATGCCCGTGGCGAACTCTATTTGGGAAGCCTGGAATGCGGCCGAGTCTCGGCCTCCTATCTCATCGGACAGGAATTGCGCGCGCTGCGCGCGCAGCCCGACGGAAGTCTCATCGGCACGACCCTCTTCGGCGACGAAGCTCAAATCTGGCGTATCCATCTCTGA
- a CDS encoding serine/threonine-protein kinase has translation MSEPGILPKPVPFGKYYLLERINVGGMAEVFKAKAFGVEGFERLLAIKQILANIAEDEGFISMFIDEAKIAGQLTHPNIAQIFDLGQVDGSYFIALEYISGKDLKTQFERARRIGEKVSIPRVCYVLMKVCEGLGYAHEKSDPQGRPLNIVHRDISPQNILTSFEGEVKIIDFGIAKAQGKTSHTQAGMIKGKFSYMSPEQVRGLHVDHRSDIFSLGVVLYELLTLERLFTGESDFETLEKIRRVEMSPPSLYNPHIPKALEDIVLRALSGNPEERYQSAYELGEALERFMREQGYYYTNKDLAAYMKEAFSADIEFENKKLEYYRSLNLQPIQEAPPVASRRPAADLSWGDEEMETQIFGREDAIAIVDDADIVYADEGFEVLQEDATQVRVAANHAAVSEEASTREFERWDMNLDLGASPRRRDSRPGEELDLDLDIEPRQAAPLTARTPAVEPRRASHNTVPGASARPANPAQKRKKSGANFGIIALVAILVIVLGLGVVWFTRDTTAPVVFAFGEEPVSIYIDGELVHQGPTPFEWEGTPGEVTLAVEREGFERFETQTTLVAGQPLRLAEELTPLDYSNTGFTVASTPEGAKVFLGDEELEGTTPLEIRDRKPGSYTLRVVLAEHFEAEETFELKLDQVVEHSVALRPAKIDLKVSSDPARADYTIYTAEGSERVARGRTPDTAKGLDASQSYRVVVSRSGYQDWESTFEPGTDAEATLNAELARTESEPAVARDTGSATRPTTATRAPDRSSTTRTETTRQAAARPEPAEPPAASGGTGTVSIASRPAARIYINDKDTGQYTPLMNHRLPAGTHKIRLVNPEFNLNKTYYVELKAGGEERIINR, from the coding sequence ATGAGCGAACCGGGAATCCTTCCAAAACCCGTCCCCTTCGGTAAATACTACCTCCTCGAACGCATCAACGTCGGAGGCATGGCCGAAGTTTTCAAAGCAAAAGCCTTCGGTGTCGAGGGATTTGAACGCCTCCTGGCGATCAAACAGATCCTGGCCAACATCGCCGAGGACGAAGGCTTCATCAGCATGTTCATTGATGAAGCCAAGATCGCCGGACAACTCACCCACCCCAACATCGCGCAGATCTTCGATCTGGGGCAGGTCGATGGCTCCTACTTCATCGCCCTGGAGTACATCAGCGGCAAGGACCTCAAGACCCAGTTTGAGCGCGCTCGCCGCATCGGCGAAAAAGTCTCCATTCCCCGGGTCTGCTACGTCCTGATGAAAGTCTGCGAGGGCCTGGGCTACGCGCACGAAAAGAGCGACCCCCAGGGCCGCCCGCTCAACATCGTCCACCGCGACATCTCCCCCCAGAACATCCTGACCTCGTTTGAAGGGGAGGTGAAAATCATCGACTTTGGCATCGCCAAGGCCCAGGGCAAGACCAGCCACACCCAGGCCGGGATGATCAAAGGCAAGTTCAGCTACATGAGCCCCGAGCAGGTCCGTGGGCTGCACGTGGATCACCGCAGCGACATCTTCAGCCTGGGCGTCGTTCTCTACGAGCTGCTCACCCTGGAGCGCCTCTTCACCGGGGAGAGCGACTTCGAGACGCTCGAGAAAATCCGCCGCGTGGAGATGAGCCCGCCCTCGCTCTACAACCCCCATATCCCCAAGGCCCTGGAAGACATCGTCCTGCGCGCGCTCAGCGGCAACCCCGAAGAGCGCTACCAGTCGGCCTACGAGCTCGGGGAGGCCCTGGAGCGCTTTATGCGCGAGCAGGGCTACTACTACACCAACAAAGATCTGGCCGCGTACATGAAGGAAGCCTTCAGCGCGGACATTGAGTTCGAGAACAAAAAGCTCGAGTACTACCGCTCGCTCAACCTCCAGCCCATCCAGGAGGCGCCGCCGGTGGCCTCCCGCCGCCCGGCCGCCGACCTGAGCTGGGGCGACGAAGAGATGGAGACCCAGATCTTCGGTCGCGAAGACGCCATCGCCATCGTCGACGACGCCGACATCGTCTACGCCGATGAGGGGTTTGAAGTCCTCCAGGAAGACGCCACCCAGGTGCGCGTCGCCGCCAACCACGCCGCGGTCAGCGAAGAGGCCTCCACCCGCGAATTCGAGCGCTGGGACATGAACCTGGACCTGGGCGCCTCCCCGCGCCGGCGAGACTCGCGGCCCGGAGAGGAACTCGACCTCGATTTAGACATCGAGCCTCGCCAGGCCGCCCCACTCACCGCCCGCACCCCGGCGGTGGAACCCCGTCGCGCCTCTCACAACACGGTCCCCGGCGCCTCGGCCCGGCCCGCCAACCCCGCCCAGAAGCGTAAAAAGTCCGGCGCGAACTTCGGGATCATCGCCCTGGTGGCGATCCTGGTCATCGTTCTGGGGCTGGGCGTCGTCTGGTTTACCCGCGACACCACCGCCCCGGTGGTCTTTGCCTTTGGCGAAGAACCGGTGAGCATCTACATCGACGGCGAACTCGTCCACCAGGGCCCCACCCCCTTTGAATGGGAAGGCACCCCGGGTGAGGTCACCCTGGCCGTGGAGCGTGAAGGCTTTGAGCGCTTCGAAACCCAGACCACGCTCGTCGCCGGCCAGCCTCTGCGCCTGGCCGAAGAACTCACCCCCCTCGACTACTCCAACACCGGCTTCACCGTCGCCAGCACCCCCGAAGGCGCAAAAGTCTTCCTCGGCGACGAAGAGCTCGAAGGAACCACCCCCCTGGAGATTCGCGATCGCAAGCCCGGCTCCTACACCCTGCGCGTGGTCCTGGCCGAGCACTTCGAAGCCGAAGAGACCTTCGAACTCAAGCTCGACCAGGTCGTTGAGCACAGCGTGGCGCTGCGCCCGGCCAAAATCGATCTGAAGGTCAGCAGCGATCCCGCGCGCGCCGACTACACCATCTACACCGCCGAGGGCAGCGAGCGCGTCGCCCGCGGTCGGACCCCCGACACCGCCAAAGGACTCGACGCCTCGCAGAGCTACCGCGTGGTCGTCTCCCGCAGCGGCTACCAGGACTGGGAGAGCACCTTTGAGCCCGGCACCGACGCCGAGGCCACCCTCAACGCCGAGCTCGCGCGCACCGAGAGCGAACCCGCCGTGGCCCGCGACACCGGCTCCGCCACGCGCCCCACCACCGCGACTCGCGCCCCCGATCGCAGCAGCACCACCCGCACCGAAACCACGCGCCAGGCCGCCGCTCGCCCCGAACCCGCCGAGCCCCCCGCGGCCTCCGGTGGCACCGGCACCGTCTCGATCGCCTCTCGGCCCGCGGCACGCATCTACATCAACGATAAAGACACCGGTCAGTACACCCCCTTGATGAACCACCGCCTCCCGGCCGGCACCCACAAGATTCGCCTGGTCAACCCCGAGTTCAACCTCAACAAAACCTACTACGTCGAGTTGAAGGCCGGCGGCGAAGAACGCATCATCAACCGCTGA
- a CDS encoding 5'-nucleotidase C-terminal domain-containing protein: protein MKGTRRSMFVAVLGLGVLLGQPALGQVAGSEEGVEVGEVEGVPGGEALAADGEGAEVGGVAMAQKPARAERLTVVVSGNLDGDLARIDCREPAEARELSWARQAGYIRTLADLSVGGGLPAPLILSGGDAIFPGPISRYLLSSGEEGARNLVDLLNVVPVDAQALGNRELSAPRDELITFVQAARERGLDVQAANLRCANFSGADAICEAMGLGSGAPFKVVERGGVRIAIASVMAPHLLEPLTERQRAGLELVEPAHVLPGLVREMRAQADLTLVQYHARHADALRGAYALGAQVEGIDLLVASHLFDADEVPDERRLGMAWAEGTGTPIVSADSGPGHVHTVELQVRFDAERARLVQVVPRRVSVAEMPEDRVSREVLEGLAEAYCEDWGQLIAAAAGLAGPFELSDLRTFIMNVMRFSAGAEVALVNAGAFRDQGQFPLRGELTLADVYSAMPFDNQVVVGTLSGARLKEVAGRLGERLVSAGLEKKGDKVLINGRAPVEDRLYRVALNDFLAAGGDGVLAPEELGARATFEPAWAGQAPSISELVVHYVNDPGELARAPQTSGLSARGSFPDLHKKFLWTWAGSINASYNQVQVRNPQVGGAPGYDQSQLAVASTDQINLEGKASARADSRDHGWDSDLVLQYASARLPDTEGATFEETKDLVRLRTQYRNLTLRSRLGGRWYVPGPLAEVQVESEFDRPETRSWHRLDTRGIIGLSFKVAEPLDLKIGVNTRRDLNEPEGQATRGFNAGYVLKRVNLMEVLGRPIQFESELEYFYNGISRDRAHELRAANRVYFAVFDQFFFTASFNAFLYQNRAVGTPGTNTELTLGLNYLWEATRQSF, encoded by the coding sequence ATGAAGGGAACCAGAAGATCGATGTTTGTGGCGGTGTTGGGGCTGGGGGTGCTGCTGGGCCAGCCGGCGCTGGGGCAGGTTGCGGGGTCGGAGGAGGGCGTTGAGGTTGGGGAGGTGGAAGGGGTGCCCGGGGGCGAGGCGTTGGCGGCGGATGGCGAGGGAGCTGAGGTTGGGGGTGTGGCGATGGCGCAGAAGCCCGCGCGGGCTGAGCGTCTGACGGTGGTGGTCAGCGGAAACCTGGACGGGGACCTGGCCCGCATCGATTGTCGCGAGCCGGCGGAGGCCCGGGAGCTGAGCTGGGCGCGCCAGGCCGGCTACATCCGTACGCTGGCCGACCTCTCGGTGGGCGGCGGGCTGCCGGCGCCGTTGATTTTGAGTGGAGGAGACGCGATTTTTCCCGGGCCGATCAGCCGCTACCTGCTGAGCAGCGGGGAGGAGGGGGCGCGCAACCTGGTGGATCTTCTCAACGTGGTGCCGGTCGACGCCCAGGCGCTGGGCAACCGCGAGCTCAGCGCGCCCCGGGATGAACTCATCACGTTTGTGCAGGCCGCCCGGGAGCGGGGGCTGGACGTGCAGGCCGCCAACCTGCGTTGCGCGAACTTCAGCGGGGCCGATGCCATCTGTGAGGCGATGGGGCTGGGGAGTGGGGCCCCCTTTAAGGTGGTGGAGCGCGGCGGGGTGCGCATCGCGATCGCGTCGGTGATGGCCCCGCATCTGCTGGAGCCGCTGACCGAGCGTCAGCGTGCCGGGTTGGAACTTGTGGAGCCGGCACACGTGTTGCCCGGGCTGGTTCGGGAGATGCGCGCGCAGGCCGATCTGACCCTGGTGCAGTATCACGCCCGTCATGCCGACGCGCTGCGCGGCGCCTACGCGCTGGGGGCGCAGGTGGAGGGCATCGATCTGCTGGTGGCGAGTCACCTCTTTGATGCCGATGAGGTACCCGATGAGAGGCGTCTGGGGATGGCCTGGGCCGAGGGGACCGGGACGCCGATTGTGTCGGCGGACAGCGGTCCGGGACACGTTCACACCGTGGAGTTGCAGGTGCGCTTTGATGCGGAGCGCGCTCGTCTTGTCCAGGTGGTGCCCCGACGGGTGAGCGTGGCGGAGATGCCCGAGGATCGTGTCAGCCGCGAGGTGCTGGAGGGGTTGGCCGAGGCCTATTGCGAGGACTGGGGCCAGCTGATCGCCGCGGCCGCCGGGCTGGCCGGGCCCTTTGAGCTAAGCGATCTGCGCACCTTTATTATGAATGTGATGCGCTTTAGTGCCGGGGCCGAGGTGGCGCTGGTCAACGCCGGGGCGTTTCGCGACCAGGGGCAATTTCCGCTGCGCGGGGAGCTGACCCTGGCCGATGTGTACAGCGCGATGCCCTTTGATAACCAGGTGGTGGTGGGCACGCTCAGCGGGGCCCGGCTCAAGGAGGTGGCCGGGCGGCTTGGCGAGCGTCTGGTCAGTGCCGGGCTGGAGAAGAAGGGCGATAAGGTGCTGATCAACGGGCGAGCGCCGGTGGAGGATCGCCTGTACCGGGTGGCGCTCAACGACTTTTTGGCGGCCGGGGGCGACGGGGTGCTGGCCCCGGAGGAGCTCGGGGCTCGGGCAACCTTTGAGCCGGCCTGGGCCGGTCAGGCGCCGAGCATCTCGGAGCTGGTGGTGCATTACGTCAATGACCCCGGGGAGCTGGCCCGCGCTCCCCAGACGTCGGGGCTCAGCGCCCGGGGGAGCTTTCCGGACCTGCATAAGAAGTTTCTGTGGACCTGGGCCGGGTCGATCAACGCCTCGTACAATCAGGTCCAGGTGCGTAACCCGCAGGTGGGCGGGGCTCCCGGCTACGATCAGAGTCAGCTGGCCGTGGCCTCCACCGATCAGATCAACCTGGAGGGGAAGGCCAGCGCGCGGGCCGACAGCCGCGATCACGGCTGGGACTCGGACCTGGTGCTTCAGTACGCCAGCGCGCGCCTACCCGACACCGAGGGGGCCACGTTTGAGGAGACCAAGGACCTGGTGCGTCTGCGCACGCAGTACCGCAACCTGACGTTGCGCTCGCGGCTGGGGGGGCGCTGGTACGTGCCCGGCCCCCTGGCCGAGGTGCAGGTGGAGTCCGAGTTTGATCGGCCCGAGACCCGCAGCTGGCACCGTCTGGACACCCGCGGGATTATCGGTCTGTCCTTTAAGGTGGCCGAGCCCCTGGACCTGAAGATCGGTGTGAACACCCGTCGCGACCTCAACGAACCCGAGGGTCAGGCCACCCGCGGGTTTAACGCCGGGTACGTGCTCAAGCGGGTCAACCTGATGGAGGTGCTGGGCCGCCCGATCCAGTTTGAGAGCGAGCTGGAGTACTTCTACAACGGCATCTCCCGGGATCGGGCGCATGAGTTGCGGGCGGCCAATCGGGTGTACTTTGCAGTGTTTGACCAGTTCTTTTTCACCGCTTCGTTTAACGCTTTTCTCTATCAGAACAGGGCGGTGGGGACGCCGGGCACCAACACCGAGTTGACCCTGGGGCTGAACTACCTCTGGGAGGCCACCCGCCAATCCTTCTAG
- a CDS encoding outer membrane beta-barrel protein codes for MSMMNVGTKMGVAALAALGVLGMASTALAQEASSALVGNSAGVVVGYDLDAEVPLAGLDARFTFAVAPQVALSVNPGLQYYFIGSNEVLGARTESTVLQFDLNALVHLALDAPVTPYLGLGAGLRYADVRIVNGDGDVLTSDDATDLGANLLVGLSMETGSNFVPYVQGRVTVFEETSFALMAGLNFEF; via the coding sequence ATGTCGATGATGAACGTGGGAACGAAGATGGGTGTGGCGGCGCTGGCCGCGTTGGGAGTGTTGGGGATGGCCTCGACGGCGCTGGCGCAGGAGGCTTCCTCGGCGCTGGTGGGCAACAGCGCCGGGGTGGTGGTCGGCTACGATCTTGATGCCGAGGTGCCGCTGGCGGGGCTCGACGCGCGCTTCACCTTCGCGGTGGCGCCGCAGGTGGCCCTCTCGGTGAACCCGGGGCTGCAGTACTACTTCATCGGCAGCAACGAGGTGCTGGGGGCGAGGACGGAGTCGACGGTGCTGCAGTTCGATCTCAACGCCCTGGTGCACCTGGCGCTGGACGCTCCGGTGACCCCTTATCTGGGGTTGGGGGCGGGGCTGCGCTACGCTGATGTCCGGATCGTCAATGGGGACGGCGACGTGCTGACCTCCGATGACGCCACCGACCTGGGAGCCAACCTGCTGGTGGGGCTGAGTATGGAGACCGGCTCGAACTTTGTGCCCTACGTGCAGGGGCGGGTGACGGTGTTTGAAGAGACGAGCTTTGCGCTGATGGCGGGTCTGAACTTCGAGTTCTGA
- a CDS encoding YiaA/YiaB family inner membrane protein has protein sequence MEHPTVQKDTNAWIFQVWASFLLATGITITGIVYLPVDLWMKSFLLMGMLFTLGSSFTLSKTIRDNHEARRLINRVSDAKAEKILREYELRDVA, from the coding sequence ATGGAACATCCGACGGTTCAGAAAGACACCAACGCCTGGATCTTTCAGGTCTGGGCCTCCTTTTTGCTGGCGACCGGCATCACCATCACCGGCATCGTCTACCTGCCGGTCGACCTGTGGATGAAGAGCTTTTTGCTCATGGGCATGCTCTTCACCCTGGGCTCCTCCTTCACCCTCTCCAAGACCATCCGCGACAATCACGAGGCCCGACGCCTGATCAACCGGGTCAGCGACGCCAAGGCCGAAAAAATTCTTCGCGAATACGAGCTGCGCGACGTCGCCTGA
- a CDS encoding sigma-54-dependent transcriptional regulator → MIDGDARAFLSEVAQAAFANPFSQERVRQDRRLAATLGEDLGGEAPLEAALRAVRRELDRLWPLDLRGLGGEERQLVEVALLFDTFHVFVPEFDALVARQLEAGAQPVSAGFGREVARRLVERGMAEERAERFVGIFFQMRRTFLLARERLRGESPSMGRLRERLWQNVFTDDMVRYEGQLWDRMEDFSVFLVGPTGSGKGAAAAVLGASSWIPFDAQSGRFAQSFTELFVPLNLSQFPESLIESELFGHRKGAFTGAIEHHEGVFGRCARHGVIFLDELGEASVPVQIKLLRVLQERVFVPVGDHQERRFEGRVVAATNQDIGELRRSGRFRDDFYYRLCTDVIEVPSLATRLEEAPGELEVLVAHMVEGVLGRADEASSRRVVASLRDSPGGSYGWPGNVRELEQAVRRVLLGRSYRGDVHPGERVDEWAKALSPQELALVREVGAGALELRELQARYCQLLYRRHGTYEEVARRAGIDRRTARRYIESQ, encoded by the coding sequence ATGATCGACGGGGATGCGCGGGCGTTTTTAAGCGAGGTGGCCCAGGCGGCCTTTGCCAACCCCTTTAGTCAGGAGCGGGTCCGGCAGGACCGGCGCCTGGCCGCCACACTGGGAGAAGATCTGGGAGGGGAGGCGCCCCTGGAGGCGGCGCTGCGGGCGGTGCGCCGCGAGCTGGACCGGCTCTGGCCGTTGGACCTGCGAGGGCTGGGCGGGGAGGAGCGCCAGCTGGTGGAGGTGGCGCTGCTCTTTGATACTTTTCATGTGTTTGTGCCGGAGTTCGATGCTCTGGTGGCCCGCCAGCTGGAGGCCGGGGCGCAGCCGGTGTCCGCCGGGTTCGGCCGGGAGGTGGCCCGGCGGCTGGTGGAACGGGGGATGGCCGAGGAGCGGGCGGAGCGCTTTGTGGGGATCTTTTTTCAGATGCGGCGCACCTTCCTCCTGGCGCGGGAGCGGCTGCGGGGGGAATCGCCCTCGATGGGGCGGCTGCGGGAGCGCCTCTGGCAGAACGTGTTCACCGACGACATGGTGCGCTACGAGGGGCAGCTCTGGGATCGGATGGAGGATTTTTCGGTCTTTCTGGTCGGGCCGACCGGCAGTGGTAAGGGGGCCGCGGCGGCGGTGCTGGGGGCGTCGAGCTGGATTCCATTTGATGCCCAGAGCGGGCGTTTCGCGCAGAGTTTCACCGAGCTCTTCGTTCCGCTGAACCTCTCGCAGTTTCCGGAGAGCCTGATCGAGTCGGAGCTCTTCGGCCACCGCAAGGGAGCGTTCACCGGGGCGATCGAGCATCACGAAGGTGTGTTCGGGCGTTGCGCGCGCCATGGGGTGATCTTCCTCGATGAGCTCGGGGAGGCCAGCGTGCCGGTGCAGATCAAGTTGTTGCGGGTGTTGCAGGAGCGGGTCTTCGTGCCGGTGGGGGACCATCAGGAGCGGCGTTTTGAGGGGCGAGTGGTGGCGGCGACGAATCAAGACATCGGGGAGCTGCGTCGGTCGGGGCGTTTTCGGGATGATTTTTACTACCGGCTCTGCACCGACGTGATCGAGGTTCCCTCGCTGGCGACTCGTCTGGAGGAGGCGCCCGGGGAGCTGGAGGTGCTGGTGGCACATATGGTGGAGGGGGTGCTTGGCCGGGCCGATGAGGCGTCGAGCCGGCGAGTGGTGGCGTCGCTGCGGGACTCGCCGGGGGGGAGCTACGGGTGGCCGGGCAATGTACGGGAGCTGGAGCAGGCGGTACGTCGGGTGTTGCTGGGGCGCAGCTATCGGGGGGATGTGCACCCTGGCGAGCGCGTCGATGAGTGGGCCAAGGCGTTGAGTCCGCAGGAGCTGGCGTTGGTTCGGGAGGTGGGCGCCGGCGCGTTGGAGCTGCGTGAGCTCCAGGCGCGCTACTGTCAGTTGCTCTACCGGCGCCACGGCACCTATGAGGAGGTTGCGCGTCGGGCCGGCATCGACCGACGCACGGCCCGGCGCTACATCGAGTCACAGTGA
- a CDS encoding THUMP domain-containing protein — MSTTHAFFATCPRNLELLLEEELRGLGAKKVRQTVAGVHFEGPLQTGYRALLWSRLANSVLLELKRFAAPSPEALYDGVRTIAWDEHLAVDSTLAVNFTARNSQITHTKFGALKVKDAVVDQFRERFGSRPSVDLRRPDLKINCHVEKDQATLSIDLAGDSLHKRSYRADKGRAPLKENVAAAVLIRAGWPALAREGAPLFDPMCGSGTLLIEGALMAADCAPGLVRDDFGVDGWLQHDELAWARERARAQERFEAGRRGLGVYVGTDIQGSILRTARANTEKAGLDAIIRYSRKPVTEIVPPMHADRPGLVVTNAPYGERLGADGQAEQAHRELGASLKSRFGGWQASVLTGSKELGFELGVRADKIYSIYNGRLECKLLNFSLRA; from the coding sequence ATGTCGACGACCCATGCATTTTTTGCCACCTGCCCGCGCAACCTGGAACTGCTTCTGGAGGAGGAACTCCGGGGCCTGGGCGCCAAGAAGGTGCGGCAGACCGTGGCCGGGGTGCACTTTGAGGGGCCGCTGCAGACGGGCTACCGGGCCCTGCTCTGGAGTCGGCTGGCCAACTCGGTGCTGCTGGAACTCAAGCGCTTTGCTGCCCCCTCCCCGGAGGCTCTCTACGATGGGGTGCGCACCATCGCCTGGGATGAGCATCTGGCGGTGGATTCGACGCTGGCGGTGAACTTCACCGCGCGCAACTCGCAGATCACCCACACGAAATTCGGGGCGCTGAAGGTCAAGGATGCCGTGGTCGATCAGTTTCGGGAGCGCTTCGGCAGTCGCCCCTCCGTCGATCTGCGACGCCCCGATCTCAAGATCAACTGCCATGTGGAGAAGGATCAGGCGACGCTCAGCATCGATCTGGCCGGTGACAGCCTGCATAAGCGCTCGTACCGGGCCGATAAGGGGCGCGCGCCGCTGAAGGAGAACGTGGCCGCGGCGGTGTTGATCCGCGCCGGGTGGCCGGCGCTGGCCCGGGAGGGCGCGCCACTCTTTGACCCGATGTGCGGCTCGGGGACGCTGCTGATCGAGGGGGCGTTGATGGCCGCCGATTGCGCGCCGGGGCTGGTCCGCGATGATTTTGGTGTGGACGGCTGGCTGCAGCATGACGAGCTGGCCTGGGCTCGGGAGCGAGCCCGGGCTCAGGAGCGTTTTGAAGCGGGGCGGCGCGGACTGGGGGTGTACGTGGGCACCGATATCCAGGGCTCGATCCTGCGCACGGCCCGGGCCAACACGGAGAAGGCCGGGCTTGACGCGATCATCCGCTACTCGCGTAAGCCGGTCACCGAAATTGTGCCGCCGATGCACGCCGATCGCCCCGGGCTGGTGGTGACCAACGCGCCCTACGGGGAGCGTCTGGGCGCTGATGGTCAGGCCGAGCAGGCTCACCGGGAGCTGGGCGCTTCCCTTAAATCGCGTTTCGGGGGCTGGCAGGCCTCGGTGCTCACCGGCTCGAAGGAGCTGGGCTTTGAGCTGGGCGTGCGCGCCGATAAAATCTACTCCATCTACAACGGCCGCCTGGAGTGCAAACTGCTCAACTTTTCGCTGCGGGCCTGA